A stretch of DNA from Shewanella sediminis HAW-EB3:
ATCACGAGTCGTGATCTCGTTGACGAAACGCTTACCTTCACGGTTAACCAAAATTGCACCGTTACCACGTACCGCTTCAGTTACCATCACACCACCTTTCACAGAAAGTGTTGGGTGAGCCTGGATGTACTGAAGGTCTACCATTGCCGCGCCGGCGTTACCGGCTACATCGATACCATCACCTGTTGCACCAGGTTGGTTAGTCGATACAAAGCCTTTCAGTTTAGGATCAAGCTTAGAAACACGCTCATTGTTCTTAGCGAAACCACCGGTAGCCAGAATAACGGCATCGGCCTTAATCCAGTAGTAGCCTTTGTACATGCCCTTAACTAGCAGGCCTTTAACGTTACCTGAGTCATCTTTAAGGATTTCGATACCACGTGTATTCATACGCATATCGATATCACGCTTAACGGCGTTATCATAAAGCACCTGGACAACGTGTGCGCCAACACCAGCACCACCCGTTGGACGGTGAGTACGGTTAACCGATGCGCCACCCATACGACCGACATCACTCAGGTCTGCACCCATGGCTGTCATCCAATCGACAGAACCTTTTGAGTGAGAAACCAGAACGTCTACCAACGCTGGGTCGTTGATGTTACGGCCACCTTTCATGGTGTCTTTAGTCATCAACTCAAGGCTATCTTCGATGCCTTTAGCTTTTTGCTGATCGGTCCAGGCGGCATTCATACCACCGGCTGCAAGTTTTGCATTACCACCGATAACAGGCTCTTTCTCGATAAGAATCACTTTTGCGCCATGATCGTGGGCTGAAACAGACGCAGAGAAACCTGCTCCGCCAGAACCGACAACGACCACATCGACAGTATCTTTTGGTGCGAGGGCTAATGCCGCTTCACGCTCAGATTTATCTTTAGCAAGTTCTGCAA
This window harbors:
- a CDS encoding flavocytochrome c translates to MKNFKKAICLATLIGSAGMVANATAADNLADFHAENQECDSCHTPDGELSNDSLTYENEQCVSCHGSMEEVAEETVHEHYNAHDSHFPGEIACTSCHSAHEKSMVYCDSCHSFDFDMPYVGKWERHEPSIAELAKDKSEREAALALAPKDTVDVVVVGSGGAGFSASVSAHDHGAKVILIEKEPVIGGNAKLAAGGMNAAWTDQQKAKGIEDSLELMTKDTMKGGRNINDPALVDVLVSHSKGSVDWMTAMGADLSDVGRMGGASVNRTHRPTGGAGVGAHVVQVLYDNAVKRDIDMRMNTRGIEILKDDSGNVKGLLVKGMYKGYYWIKADAVILATGGFAKNNERVSKLDPKLKGFVSTNQPGATGDGIDVAGNAGAAMVDLQYIQAHPTLSVKGGVMVTEAVRGNGAILVNREGKRFVNEITTRDKAAAAILQQTGKSAYLIFDDSVRKSLKKIDKYIGLGVAPTADTLVKLGKLENIDGKALTETVARYNTFVTSGKDADFERPNLPRAINEGNYYAIEVTPGVHHTMGGVMIDSKAEVMNAKKQIIPGLYGAGEVTGGVHGANRLGGNAISDIITFGRLAGEQAAAYSKKK